The sequence GCTCCTCGCGAGTCACGACGCGCGTCGGGATCGAGAGCTTGTGCTGCGCGAGCCGGAACGCCTCGCGCGCGATCTCGATCGACACGCCTTCCATTTCGTAGAGCATGCGGCCGGGCCGCACGACGCAGACCCACTCTTCCGGGTTGCCCTTGCCCTTACCCATGCGGGTTTCGGCTGGCTTCTTCGAGATGGGCTTGTCAGGGAAAATCCGGATC is a genomic window of Deltaproteobacteria bacterium containing:
- the rplP gene encoding 50S ribosomal protein L16, whose amino-acid sequence is MLQPKRTKYRKQMKGRMRGFAYRGNTVAFGEFGLQALDRGRLTARQIEAARIAMTRHIKRGGKIWIRIFPDKPISKKPAETRMGKGKGNPEEWVCVVRPGRMLYEMEGVSIEIAREAFRLAQHKLSIPTRVVTREELAS